The proteins below come from a single Leptospiraceae bacterium genomic window:
- a CDS encoding transposase, whose amino-acid sequence MLLDGFNKHLNAKELSSYIGIVPLVYESGKSIRRKNTSSGVGPGDT is encoded by the coding sequence TTGTTGCTAGATGGATTTAATAAACATTTAAACGCAAAAGAACTGTCCTCCTACATCGGGATTGTTCCGCTTGTTTATGAAAGCGGCAAATCTATTCGCAGAAAAAATACTTCAAGCGGTGTCGGTCCAGGGGACACTTAG
- a CDS encoding IS110 family transposase, giving the protein MKEITNFVGVDISSEYFTVSFLRSKDMKLVSFENFENSANGFQNLLADFQSHRIDEGNAAICMEATGVYGESLLSFLVARGYRVAVENPYKVKRAFDISPKKSDKIDSGKLAEYAYRFYDQLHFWAPKPQIIEEISIFLAQREQFTKQRIATNNALHALERKNFRSEKAISLYEAMIKNCEENIKTIDKEIEVLIQKDPEYKQMIENLKTVPGVGNMLATHLLVATHLLVARWI; this is encoded by the coding sequence ATGAAAGAGATAACAAATTTTGTTGGAGTAGATATCTCATCTGAGTATTTTACAGTATCGTTTCTTAGATCAAAGGATATGAAATTAGTTTCTTTTGAAAACTTTGAGAACTCTGCTAACGGCTTCCAAAACTTGTTAGCAGATTTCCAAAGTCACCGCATAGATGAGGGTAACGCTGCAATCTGTATGGAAGCTACAGGAGTTTACGGCGAATCACTATTATCCTTTCTTGTGGCAAGAGGATATCGTGTTGCTGTTGAAAATCCTTACAAAGTAAAAAGAGCCTTTGATATTTCACCAAAAAAAAGTGATAAGATCGATAGCGGCAAATTGGCAGAATACGCTTATCGTTTTTATGACCAACTTCATTTTTGGGCTCCAAAACCTCAAATTATCGAGGAAATTTCAATATTTTTAGCTCAAAGAGAGCAATTTACGAAACAAAGAATTGCCACAAATAATGCACTTCATGCTTTAGAAAGAAAAAACTTTCGATCAGAAAAAGCAATTTCTTTATATGAAGCTATGATTAAAAATTGCGAAGAAAATATTAAGACGATAGATAAAGAGATAGAAGTTTTAATCCAGAAAGATCCAGAATACAAACAGATGATTGAAAATCTAAAAACTGTCCCTGGTGTAGGCAATATGCTTGCTACTCATCTTCTTGTTGCTACTCATCTTCTTGTTGCTAGATGGATTTAA
- a CDS encoding XRE family transcriptional regulator, translating into MEKKGKLTNFITHAEKTLPAWRVNRAKQNARKEILKMKLGDLRKELGVKQIDIDGFSQSAISRLESRTDFKISTLIDYISQLDLELEITVRPRNSKKKEFVLVKA; encoded by the coding sequence ATGGAAAAGAAAGGAAAGTTAACAAATTTTATTACTCATGCTGAAAAAACTCTTCCTGCATGGAGAGTTAATAGAGCTAAACAAAATGCAAGAAAAGAAATTTTAAAAATGAAATTAGGAGATTTAAGAAAAGAATTGGGAGTTAAACAGATTGACATTGATGGATTTAGTCAGTCCGCTATTTCTAGACTTGAATCTCGAACTGATTTTAAAATCTCTACCCTTATTGACTACATTTCACAATTAGATTTAGAATTGGAAATAACTGTTAGACCAAGAAATTCTAAGAAAAAAGAATTTGTCCTAGTTAAGGCTTAA